The DNA segment AAGCAACCAAGTTGTTTGCAATCTAGATAGATCAGACAAAGATATTGAAAgaaaattattgtttttatgATTAGAATGAAACAACACCATCTTAATAGGATGGGCGCACATCCCATccgctcggccgcctcctctttGAGAGCATCCCTCTATGATGAGTATCTGGTTCCATTTCATGTCTCATAGCAACTGAAGGCCTTGCTTGCTCAACATATGACCATCCATTACTCATCTTATGATTCGTAGCAGATGGAGGATTAGATTGCTCAACAGCTGACACTCCATTGTCCAATTCATCATCCTCGGATTCACTCTCAATAAGCCATCCATAGCATGGGCGCCTTGTTGAGGCAGTATGTCTAGCTGCAGTGATAGGGAGTGGCACTGAAGTTGTAGAATCGGGCATCTCATCGGCCACTGCTGCTACAACTTTGGCTGGCTCAGATGCAGCAGCTGGCACTTCAGCTTGTGAGGTTTGCACGCCATTCTCTGGAAGCGGCTCCATTGCAGTAGTTCCTCCTTCATGCTGCTTAAACAAGGGAAGCCCAATGGAAAATTATGACTTGTTTGGCAACCAACTGAACTAAACATGTTATGATAGGAAATAACTTACAATATCATGAGATTAGAGAGTAGAAACAACATGAGACGTCTAAAAGGAAAGAATACATCAAGGAGGTTTGAAGGCTAACGTGCACTGATCTATGTCCTATTAACTAAAAATGTTGGATACACTAACAATCCTATTAACCAAAAATGTTAGATAAACAAACAATCCGGTTAACTAAAAATATTAGATACACCAATAATTTTGATAACTAAAAATGTAAGGTACACCAGGTTGTAGGAAGAAAAGCACAATAATATGAACTAGAATTCTATAGAAGTAGCACTTGATATTATTGGCAATGAAGTTGACGgtcaaaaaggtaaaaaaaaaaggggggggaaTGGTGTTAGCTTTGCCGTCAACTCTCACAAACAATCACCCACAAAATTGAGACAATAATGGGCACAGATGTTTTAGCGTTGTGTGAAATGTTTCAGCATTTTCTGATTCTTGATCTCttatgtggagattatgggtgcCATATACCCACATGGTTGGGTTAACCGACTGGATATATGGGAGAGATTATGTTTAAGGAATATGTAACacatcatgacttgggtattatgtTTCCTTGTATATAAAGGAACGGTCTAAAGTCCTGGTTCAGTAATATTGTACAGTAGATTAAGTAAACCGATGCCGTATTTGGCTAGGTTCCTCTCTTTGTAACCTCCCCCCACCCTCCCCaaacctatataaggtgggcagggaGCTCTTCAAGGGCATAACCACTATTAGATCGTCAGAATAATACACACTCGACGAATacaatccccaaacaggagtagggtattacctatcATCGAGAGGGCACGAAACtttctaaatccttgtctccgcatccatccacttttaggtctcatgcactaccccttttattattgccgattTTCAGATTCGatagttggcgcgccaggtaggggtcgCATCGAGAGTTTTCCATCAACGAGTGTGATCGGGGTAGCTAGCAGATCTTGCATTCCAAGGGCTATCAACACCTACCAAGGACAAATTCTTTTG comes from the Oryza glaberrima chromosome 9, OglaRS2, whole genome shotgun sequence genome and includes:
- the LOC127783873 gene encoding probable inactive histone-lysine N-methyltransferase SUVR1, with the protein product MVRPGRGQRRIDAAIDHLSEYGFSRPIIRQTINELLADTLYGRNGWVFLEEGSYRIVVDRLLEKQANQQEQQEEDAKHEGGTTAMEPLPENGVQTSQAEVPAAASEPAKVVAAVADEMPDSTTSVPLPITAARHTASTRRPCYGWLIESESEDDELDNGVSAVEQSNPPSATNHKMSNGWSYVEQARPSVAMRHEMEPDTHHRGMLSKRRRPSGWDVRPSY